One stretch of Pelmatolapia mariae isolate MD_Pm_ZW linkage group LG3_W, Pm_UMD_F_2, whole genome shotgun sequence DNA includes these proteins:
- the LOC134624157 gene encoding uncharacterized protein LOC134624157, giving the protein MKMMMLVLLLLISQHASGLEVYEGVESVLLHCQVSVDVSDNDTAAVWDREELSDATVHLRLQKSDDLSVQNKLYKHRTSMRVDALQTGDLSLTLRKPTVSDSGTYTCIYRKAGEDQSKTVVQLKVTEPPPVWPKVLAAVLITLIILAAAFGLFMCCAYKRMKDREALQPEMVEVPQGEESVLLPFRTTADPPQNVTVEWTDSNYMKVHVYESGNNQPDKQHQVYSGRTEMDEDPLRTKDLSLTLKDLRPTDSGVYTCTVYDKDRNMLLQKSVTLSVRVPPPEVVNVTDAEESVLLPFKTTADLPRDVTVEWTLTEPTERKVHVYKSGNNQSHNQDQDYRGRTEMNENPLRTKDLSLTLKYPRLTDSGVYTCTVYNKDGYMLLQKVVTLRFRESVPDIVQVQNGNESVLLPFKTPANLPQDITVEWTFTETQQMKVHVYKSGNNPPDKQHQCYSSCTVMSKGPVTTKDLSLTLKDLHLTNGGLYTCNIYKDGHMLLRKSVTLNVYDTVSRMGTVYGNKSYLLQFEKTDQLDQISKVKWEHIYPKYKFIKEIEKHQGNEKDLSLNLEDLRLTDSGIYTCTAYRENGDILLQQSVIFSVRDFQLEKVEVTEGEESVLLPFKTTADLHHVDRVQWFVSEPKLMMVHCFGVYNYNQTGKQDPAYRGRTEMNKDSLRTGDLSLTLKKPLPTDSGSYTCTVGNKDGRILVQKVVTLRVRATLKGTMADMFSRLRRRSAPNAEVKEDVRNRSHEDFPLMDVHSA; this is encoded by the exons TTTCCCAACATGCCTCAGGGCTGGAGGTGTATgagggggtggagtctgtcctgctgcacTGTCAGGTATCAGTTGATGTTTCCGATAATGACACAGCAGCGGTGTGGGACCGtgaggagctcagtgatgcAACAGTTCACCTGCGTCTGCAGAAAAGTGACGATCTTAGTGTTCAGAATAAGCTTTACAAACATCGAACATCAATGAGAGTCGACGCTCTGcagactggagacctcagcctcactctgaggaaGCCCACAGTCTCTGACAGTGGAACCTACACCTGCATCTACCGCAAGGCTGGAGAAGATCAGAGCAAAACTGTAGTACAGCTGAAGGTCACAG AACCTCCTCCAGTCTGGCCCAAAGTCCTCGCAGCTGTGCTGATTACTCTGATCATCCTGGCTGCTGCCTTTGGTCTGTTTATGTGCTGTGCATATAAAAGGATGAAGGACAGAGAAG CTCTGCAGCCAGAGATGGTGGAGGTGCCACAGGGGGaggagtctgtcctgctgccctttagaACCACAGCTGACCCTCCTCAGAATGTCACAGTGGAGTGGACAGACTCCAATTACatgaaggtccacgtgtatgagagtgGAAACAATCAGCCAGATaaacagcaccaggtttacagcggtcgcacagagatggatgaagaTCCACTGAgaactaaagacctcagtctgaccctgaaagacctccgccctactgacagtggagtctacacctgcaccgtctatgACAAGGATAGaaacatgctgctacagaaatcagtgactctcagtgtcagag tTCCTCCACCAGAGGTGGTGAATGTGACAGATGCAGAGGAGTCTGTCCTTCTGCCCTTTAAAACCACAGCTGACCTTCCTCGGgacgtcacagtggagtggactCTCACTGAACCCACAGAgaggaaggtccacgtgtataagAGTGGAAACAATCAGTCACACAACCAAGACCAGGATTACAGAGGTCGCACAGAGATGAATGAAAATCCACTGAgaactaaagacctcagtctgaccctgaaatatccccgcctcactgacagtggagtctacacctgcaccgtctacaacaaggatggataCATGTTGCTACAGAAAGTAGTGACTCTCAGGTTCAGAG AGAGTGTGCCAGACATTGTGCAGGTGCAAAATGGAAAtgagtctgtcctgctgccctttaaaaccCCAGCTAACCTTCCTCAGGACATCACAGTGGAGTGGACTTTCACTGAAACACAACAAatgaaggtccacgtgtataagAGTGGAAACAATCCGCCAGATAAACAGCACCAGTGTTACAGTAGCTGCACAGTGATGAGTAAAGGTCCAGTGAcaactaaagacctcagtctgaccctgaaagacctccacctcactaaCGGTGGACTCTACACCTGCAACATctacaaggatggacacatgctgctacggaaatcagtgactctcaatGTGTATG ACACTGTGAGCAGGATGGGGACAGTGTATGGAAACAAGTCTTATTTGCTACAATTTGAAAAAACAGATCAACTTGATCAGATTTCCAAAGTGAAGTGGGAACATATATACCCCAAATACAAGTTCATAAAGGAAATAGAAAAACATCAGGGAAATGagaaagacctcagtctgaaccTGGAAGACCTCCGTCTTACTGACAGTGGAATCTACACCTGCACCGCCTACAGAGAAAATGGGGACATCCTGCTACAGCAATCAGTGATattcagtgtcagag ACTTCCAACTGGAGAAGGTGGAGGTGACAGAGGGGGaggagtctgtcctgctgccctttaaaaccACAGCTGACCTTCATCATGTTGACAGGGTGCAATGGTTTGTCTCTGAACCCAAACTCATGATGGTCCACTGCTTTGGTGTGTATAACTACAACCAGACAGGTAAACAGGACCCGGCTTACAGAGGTCGCACAGAGATGAATAAAGATTCActgagaactggagacctcagtctgaccctgaaaaagCCCCTCCCCACTGACAGTGGTAGCTACACCTGTACGGTTGGCAACAAGGACGGACGCATCCTGGTACAGAAAGTCGTGACTCTCAGagtcagag CAACATTAAAGGGAACCATGGCAGACATGTTTTCACGTCTCAGGAGGAGGAGTGCACCAAATGCAGAGGTCAAAGAGGACGTGAG GAACAGGAGCCATGAAGACTTTCCTCTGATGGATGTTCATTCAGCTTGA